The nucleotide window AAAAAATCAATATTTTCAAAATATTTTAATTTACCACCGCATTCACATTCATCGGTGAAGTCATAGGGTGATTCACCAAACTGTAGTTTATAGTATAAATCATTGATTAACAGAACCAATTGCAGAAGGATTCCAAGCATCGGTTAAATATTTCTTTGCTTCTTCAAAGTCCATTTTTTTATATTTAATAGCTTCTTTTTTAGATATTCTTTTTCTTTCAATATCAGCGGAATAATAATTAATATCCTGCCTAATGCAAATGTTTTGCTTCCGAATATTACTCCTAAACGTTCTAATAAGCTTGTCAGTCCAGTTATGATGTATATAATAATCATCATTAGATTGGGGTTTCTTTTTGTGTGGATTATAATTATCAAAATTTCTTAAAGGCCTATATCTACAATCGATAATTTGAACATTCCATTTCCAACATTGGGCTCTTTTCATTTCCATTTCATCAAAAGAAATATCATAGTTATAAAGCATGAAAACAGAAATATCTTTAGTTCTATATCCTACATTTGTTAAAATATCAATTTGCTTTTTAATCATGTTTTTATTTTTAAATTTACCATCCCATGAGATTTTAGGATATTTAAAATTAGCTTTTTTTATTAAATTTGCTAAATAAGGCTTATTATATAAATAACGACCATCAAAACCACTTTGAGATTCACAATACCTTATTTTTTTCTGTTTTTTAAGTAAAATCAATTCTTCT belongs to uncultured Methanobacterium sp. and includes:
- a CDS encoding cobalamin-dependent protein (Presence of a B(12) (cobalamin)-binding domain implies dependence on cobalamin itself, in one of its several forms, or in some unusual lineages, dependence on a cobalamin-like analog.), which gives rise to MNALLVEPNFPIPTKSRNHANFLPIGLLKIASYLKDEGHNFRLIRHGTNYNIPDDNLKDFIPDVIFITSLFTYWAKYVEQAVRHYKTIYPDAKVIVGGIYASLMPEDCKEYTGCDEVHVGPYNKAEKKLPDYSLVDVDYQIIHASRGCERKCKYCEVYVIEPEVEYKESIVEEIKKKIIIFYDNNLLANPHIENILEELILLKKQKKIRYCESQSGFDGRYLYNKPYLANLIKKANFKYPKISWDGKFKNKNMIKKQIDILTNVGYRTKDISVFMLYNYDISFDEMEMKRAQCWKWNVQIIDCRYRPLRNFDNYNPHKKKPQSNDDYYIHHNWTDKLIRTFRSNIRKQNICIRQDINYYSADIERKRISKKEAIKYKKMDFEEAKKYLTDAWNPSAIGSVNQ